The DNA sequence ATGCCATATTTATCTCTgcaaaacacatgcacatgtgAGTTGTTTGTGAGTTATGCTCTCCCTCTagtggttctttttttttttttttttttttttttcatttttgctgacCCCCAGTTTGCCGCTGCTACAGatttaataataaattgaaTGTTGGAACAATCATAGAAAGAACAACACAATGGTGGTTTGGTGCCGTATACAACTGGCAGCATGACAATATAATTGTTTGCAAAAAATATTTAGATGTGTCTCGTGCTGTTGTATTTTCAAAAGCACTAAACGACAAAACATAACTTCTATCTACTATATTTTTTATGAGTACGGGGGTGGGGCAATTTTCACTCCGCTGATTGGAGGCACAATGCCACACAAGCGAGAGCTCATGATGTCGGAAGTGCAGCTGAGATTGTACGGcgtttcttttcaaaataaaagaaaagctgATTGCCAACAAAAATAACCACATATAAATGATGTCCATTATTACAGGCATATAGTTTATAATTGTCATCATTATTGAATATGACTAGAAACTGGAGAAGTAACTATTAGTATGTAACATTAAGATAAATTGCTTTCTTTTTAGCGGTGATTCGTGTTGAACATTATAATTAATAACTTAATATAAAACGGTACAACTCTACAGATACTTCACAATGCAATCTATTTAACTATTTGGACAACGTTTCAGACTGACCTGCTTCACGAATGCTTGCGGTTCGTCGTCAAGTTCATTTCCTCAGCGCTTTACTTTGAAACGCCTCGGAGCGCTTCCAGGTCACCGCGCCCTCAGTGCTGCCCGTCAGATGTCAGGTGTCTCTGCATACCGGGGCAATGTTGGCAGCTACTGTTCCGATTGTTCTTGACAGTTGATCGGCACAGACATGTCGACGTGGCGTAGACTGTCGGCAAAGCTGCGCACTTTTCCACGGGTTGCCACCTCCAGACAACCGGTCTCACGTCTAGCATGTTCCCGCAGCCTGAGCACCGGAGCCCGGCTGCGACGCGACTTCTTCAAAGGtgaacatttgaaatgtctgtttgttttgctaaaGATCTCATAAAAACTGGATAGTTTTAAAGCGAAATGCAGTGGAAAGAGGGCCACGGTAGTTTAAAACATAAACTGGAAATGCAATTTGTGAAGAGAAAAAGGTTGAATCTGTGaatcacttgtccagatctggAGGAGCAACTGACCACCGCGAAGCAGCGTGCAGTGGATGCTCTTCCGGGGAGCGACTGGAGCCCCTTGCCGACCACCGGGGAGCTTCCGCCGGAGAGAGCCGATATCGTGATCGTGGGCGGCGGCGTGGTCGGCTGGTCCATCGCCTACTGGCTGAAGAGGAAGGAACGAAACAAGGATGGAATGAAGATCGTAGTTGTGGAGAAGGACCCCACGGTGAGGAGAACATCACCGTTATCAAAACATCTAACGTTAGACAAGTGCAAGATCGGGTCAGACAGTCTTGCACAGTGAAGATATTTCATAACAGTGCTGGTTAAATTCTAACCCTGGTTCAAGTTATTGTTTAGAGAGTTCTACCTGTTCTGAAAAGATGAAACTTTTGCAACAATCAGTACTTAACAGTGACTCAATTTAAATATTCGATCCTGtgtactttttaaaaacttgtTACTGTTTATTCAGATCGAAACATGCTGCTCagtcaaataaatgtgtttgcaCATACATTGACTTTATGTTACTGTCCTTTCTACCTAAAGTCTACCCAACTCCATGCAGAGCATTTTGAAGCTCAAAGCAAGATGAAACTGTACCTGATCTTAAAAACTAGTTATTACAGTTTTATTCTCCTTCGTCGGTCGCCTCCAGTATTCACAGGCTTCAACGGTTCTGTCTGCTGGTGGGATCCGTCAACAGTTCTCTCTGCCGGAGAACATCTGCTTGTCTGTGGCGTCGGCTGATTTTCTCAGGAACATCAATGTGAGTGACGCTGCTGTAAATTCGGCCCCAAACAATGTTAAAGACTTGAACCACTTGTGGAACGCTACTGTTGACCTGGAGCATGTATCAGAACACGACAACATGATGACACAGTGAACATCACAGCATTTGTGTTCTCGACCCATCAGGAGCACCTTGGCATTCTGAACGAAGATGCAGTGGACCTTCAATTCAACCAGTCGGGCTACTTGTTCCTGGCCACCGAGGACGTCGCTCACATCATGGAGGAGAACCACCGGACACAGAGGTGATGCAGGACAGGCTTTTATTCTGACAGTTTAGAAACAGACGTCTATATTCTGATGATACATTCAGTAACATTTGTTACCGACATATTTcataatttcaatttttatttgattGAAATAATATAAACCTCGGCCCAGATATAAAATGCAAAACTTTTAAAATTAGTAACTATAATACATGAATTGAATGGTTATGATTTGTGTTGATTGAAATAGGCATAAAAGTATATATAACTACATCAGAACATGAGACACATTACCATctaaatagttaaaaaaaaataaaagcactagtaaataaatataatatagtaAATAAACGACTAATTATTTTTTGGAATTTAATAATTTTAAGCATAAAAATGAAGCATACTCCAACTCATTTTGCAAAGCTTTATtacaattatatttttatttatttgtttgtatttaaaatTTCTAAGAATTGCTCTATAGGTATATGGAGTATAgtgtaaaatgtaaattaaaaaaatgatatatgaGTAATTTGAGTAGCAGTACATGTGATAATATTAGTCTTCTAATATGTAAATAATAGTAACACATATGAAAGTATGCTTTTCGCTGTGTCAGTTGTGgagttattattatcatgattaGTCGACGGGATCTGAAGTGTGAGCCTCTTTCTTCAGGTCCAACGGAGCTCAAGTGTCTCTTCTTTCGCCGACACAGCTGAAGGAAAAGTTCCCCTGGATCAACACGGAGGGCGTTGTGCTCGCCTCCTACGGTGAGGAGTGTTCTCTGACCCTCCTCAAACAATCTCCACATTCTTTCACCTGCAGTGGGAATGTTAGAAGTCGAGCTTGACTCGAGATAGTGGTCAGTGCTACAGTGAGGTTGATGGTTCGAATCCAGCTTCAGGAGCGAACCTGCTTTGTCATAGTATTTAGTTCTGTGAACCTCAACGTCCACCGTTGAGAACCACTTTAATGTCTGAATGCTCCTCAGGCCTGGAGAATGAGGGCTGGTTCGACCCGTGGACGCTGCTCAATGCCTTCAGGAGGAAAGCTGCCTCTATGGGAGTCATCCAGTGCCGCGGGGAAGTCACCGGTATGTGGTTCTGACCCGGAAACGCCTCCATGATTACGCTGTTTACACTCATGTTTGATGCTCAGATTTCAGATACGCCACCAAAACAGTCCAGACTACAGACGGAGACGAAGTGAACCTGAGGAGGATCAAACACGTCAATGTGAGGGGCGCTGACCTTCATGTTTAGTGAGAGACATGGGCATGAATTCCGCCTTGTGGATTTAGTATATAACCTGTTGGGTCATTTTATTCCTTGAATattttatgggtttttttttttaatgatgaaaaaaaaacctgcgtAGTCCAAATAAATTgatataaataatacaataataaataatgatttatttaataaataaatacataaaaaaagaaaacaatgcaaGTTGCTGTGATCGATCAACATCATCACCAGGTCCGGATGCCCAACAGTCGAGAGTTCCAACCAGTGGAATGTGCCATCGTGGTGAACGCAGCTGGAGCGTTTTCCGGAAAGCTGATGGAGATGTTGGGATTTGGTAGTGACAAGAACGCGCCTGGTGAATTCCTCCTGCCAGTACAACCAAGGAAGAGGTGAGTGACTTCCAGGGTGCATAATTCACAAACCTACGATCACGTGATAAggatatttatttgttgtcCTCTTACCTAAAACTTTAACACAATTAACATGAAGAGTTTTCAAATACATACGCTTCTTTTGAGGCTAGTGTTTTCATAGCCATAGTTTTCATAGTTTTTAGTGGATAGTGTTGGTCTTTTTCTGTGAATTAGATAagtaaatacaatttaaaaatgttatacTACGTTTGAAACAAACgaagaaaataaagagaaacagaAATTCCATTATAAAACGAATGTTTTACTCTCAGCATTAAGGCAACTCTTGAAATTTTGCTGCTAATTGAtcataaaaagaaaagactattgaaaattgaaatgatatTTCTAACAGGATGCTCCTGAAAGATAGGTCAACATGTTTCTTTGAGCTGAaaattactttttgtttttgtcatctgcATACTGTTTTACCAACTCTCCTCCAGGGGGCGACAGTGCACCTGTAACTCTAACCCTGAATCCACTTTACACTCAGACATATCAATGTGTGTTTGTAGGTTTGTGTATGTGCTCCACTGCCCAGACGGGCCGGGTCTGGACACTCCATTCCTCATCGACTACTCTGGAGCTTACTTCAGACGTGAAGGTCTCGGCGGAAACTATATTGCCGGAGCGTCACCAGAAGAAGTGCGTTGAGATTGTACGGTGTATGGCGACAGCGTGGTCACGTGATGTATATGTGTGTGGTCAGGAAGATGAACCAGACACCAGCAACTTGGAAGTGGACCATGAGTTCTTTGTGGAGAAGGTTTGGCCCAGGTTGGCGGCGAGAGTCCCGGCGTTTGAGAAACTCAAGGTAAGTCATGAGGATCATATCTCCACCAAACAAGGAGCAGAAGAGTTTATGTCATAGGGGTTGTATTGGTTCATTTCATGTTGGTTCTGGTCTTCGGAATAACTCAAAAACAATGAGCATGTAAGGCAAACAAATCACTAAATCGGTGGAAATGAGGGTCTTGGTGGAGGATCTTTGCGTTCTTGAGTGCCTTCCTAGTCAGGACTTTGGAATCAGAAAAgacctgactccaccactgaCGCACTCTCTTCCTGTCAGGTGACCAGCGCGTGGGCGGGCTTCTACGACTACAACACCTTCGACCAGAACGGAATCATCGGCATGCACCCCCTCATCACCAACATGTACTTTGCCACTGGCTTCAGCGGGCACGGCCTGCAGCACTCGCCCGCCGTGGGCCGAGCCGTGGCGGAGTTGATCCTGGACGCTGGGTTCAAGACCCTGGACTTGAGCGGGTTTGGGTTCACGAGGATCGTGAAGCAGGAGCCCATGCTGGAGCGGAACATTGTGTAGGAAAGTCGTGAGAATGGCAGAGGTCCGGATGAACTGAAAATTCCCACCACCCTCTGAGGTGTTGTTGCGAAGCTGTACTTCTTATTCACTAAacttttagtttttattataCGTTTTTATTCCACATTGTTGTCTGTGTCTCAGTTCGGGGGGATCAGTCGCTCTTTTCTAAATGTGAAAGGAAGCACACACATGTTAAAAGGAGCCCTAATGTGCTTCTCATGTCACATTACTGGAATGAAAAATAGGCACTATATGCTTTTGTTTCACCCAATCTGTTTGAACTACAATATTTCTGGCATCAGGAAACACAAGCACGAAGGATCAATGACGCACCAACCGATGAAGACTCCACTGCTGCGCGACATTCTCGAAGGGACGACAGTAAAGTGGCTTATGATCTGTCCAGTTACACTGAGAGTTAAGAAAACAGTTTTCTCAAAATTCCCGTTTCAAACAGTGCAAAAGTGAAGTCGTGCCTTGCTTAAAGTCTGTGGTCAGTTTATCTCTGTGTAAATTGTTGTTCTATCTCCAGATGTCTTCACTGAAACGCTCGTCTACACTTGCTTATGACAAACGGAATTTTCCCGGAAACTTTTGTTCCtccgttttttttatttgaatgcaAATGTGAGGCGGTCCTGAGGAGAGGCGAGGGGGCTGGGGAGAGAAAAGGGGTGGGGGGTCTTTGTGAGGCCCGACAAATCCCAAATGTTCTCATGgttgaaaacaaaaccagcGTACACTTCACTTTGGTCCCCTCACCAGTCCCTGGTCCCCACAAGCGGCATCACCGACTCCATTAACGCGGTGGTGACTGTAGtcgcctcctgctcctgctgcatgTCGCCGGTGGCATGTGGCTGGGATTAGAACATTTCACTGTGGATTAAAATCTGTTGCGGGGCCTTCAGGGCCACTTGGCTGGAGGAGAGTCGGCGGCGAGCGCTTGGGGCCGATGGTGTCACTCAGCAGGTATGAACATCAAACTTTTACAACGGCGCATCGTCGGTATAGATGTTGAACGACTCTTGAACGACAGATGTCCAGAAACCTGCTAATCTAAgagattttttattattttggaacATATTCCaggagtttaaatatttcataatttcattgatttttttgatGTCTTTAGGCACAAAGTTACAGCGAATAAAGCAGCAGATGTTACGTAAGACTCTCAAGTTGCCGTGTTGACGTTCGGCGAACAAAAGTTCCTCAGTTCAGATTATTAATCAGATCAGAACATTCAGTTGTTTCTGGTGGCAGAACCGACAACTACACAAAGTAAAAATTTGAATGACACTAGCATAAAACCTGTTTTTAAAATCAACCATTTAAGATGATATTGTCagtggcaaaacaaaacaactcaaatTTTTGTAAAATTAAAATAGAGACATATTTTTTGgatgttatttttttcagttgtaaACCTTTGTAATAAACATAACTTGATTTACAGTGATAATATactatatttctttttttattttttttagatttaaatcaataaaggatatttttgtaaaaataagAGTTATCGAGATAAATCACCAAGCATAAGAATTATAAATAAACATGCTTTATTGTTATCATAAAGATGCaatttctttgtgtgtttgaaatgtgtgtcCATTTGAACAGGCAGTTAGCAAGGACTTTGAGAAGAACGGGCGACGCCCCTCTGGTTTCAAACTTGATCTAGAGACAAACGTGTACTGAAAGTTTCTCTAACTCTAGTAACGCTAATGTCCCGTCTGACTGCAGCACCTCCAGGATGCTGCAGCTGTTCCGGGGGCCCATCCAGCCGAGCGGCCACCAGAACCGAAAGACTCGCCTTGTTACCAAGGACGGACGCTGCAACATCGAGTTCGGCAACATCGAGTCAGGAAACCACTTGGCCTACCTGGTAGACTTCTGGACCACCTTCGTGGAGATCCGCTGGCGCTTCGTCCTGCTCTTGTTCGTGACTTCGTTCACAGGCAGCTGGTTCCTCTTCAGCCTGCTGTGGTACTGGATCGCCAGGAGCAACGGCGACCTGACGGGACAGAACCGGACCGTCGGGCACGTTCAGTGTATTGACAATGTGAACGGCCTCACAACGGCGTTCCTCTACTCTCTGGAGACTCAGACCACTATTGGATACGGAGGCCGGGCTTTGACGGGTCACTGCGCCGGCACCATCGCACTGATCATTGTCCAGTCTCTCATCGGCGTCTTCATCAACTGCTTCATGTGCGGCGTCATCCTTGCTAAGATCTCTTTGCCCAAAAGACGGGCTAAGACGGTGAGCTTCAGCCACATGGCGGTCATCTGCCTCAAGAGAGGAAGCCTGTGCCTCCTGATTCGAGTGGCCAACCTCCGGAAGACTCTGCTCATCGGGAGTCAGATCTATGGGAAGCTTCTCCGGACCACGACGGTGGACGGTGAGACCATCATCCTGGACCAGGTGGACATTGATTTCCTGGTGGATGCTGGCAAGGACAACTTATTCTTTGTCTGTCCATTGACCTTGTACCATATCATCAACAAGTCCAGCCCGTTCTACGAGCTGTCCGCCGACACACTCCCCCTGCAGGACTTTGAGCTGGTGGTCTTTCTGGACGGTACGGCTGAGTCCACCAGCTCCTCCTGTCAAGTCCGGACCTCATACATCCCTCAGGAGATCCAGTGGGGCTACAGTTTCCTTCCCATCATCGCCCGCACAAAAACAGGAAAGTATTCAGTGGATTTCTCCAACTTTTCCAAAAGTGTCCGGGTTACTACGCCCCACTGCGCCCTCTGCTTCGAGACGGACGTAGAGCACGGCAACcaggtcaacaacaacaagccgCAGAAGCAGGGGATAGACAACTTGGGGTTTCAGGTGATCGACATTCACGACATCCACGACATGGACATCACCAAGATGTGACATACAGAGGTGATGCTTGGTTTGGCAGGTGGCCATGACATTGAGGGATCAAGCTCAGGGTGAACCTTTCAGGTGACCATGCAGGTTCTCCAAAAGATCGACTCCTAGATCTTGAATTTTAGCTGAGCAGATCTTTTAAAGTGACAGCTCTGATGATTCAggattttattgaaaataactTGATCATTGagctttaaatgtgttttcaccaTAGTATTAACCACCACTATTATCTCCACTGTTATTTGCTCTTAACTCAAACTAAAGTTGAAACTCAAGTAGCTTAAAAGCTAACATTGCTAACACAGCGACCAGTTTTCATGAAATGATTGACGCACCTCAAACCGACCTGTTACACAGTAACAAAAGTGGTCCAGGATCAGGTAACTGGACCGATACTTAAGCTAAGAATGTGTTGTATTCATCTGTTGgcagcaaaataaaaccatgcagacttttgtgttcttttcttttcatcacttTTGAGATTTTACGCTCTCATTTTTACTGCActctcccttttttttcttacttcgacatgttttttttcaaccgCCTCTTGGTCAACATTTACTTTACCAACTATACTGCAACTTTTTTTCAGTTCTTTCAGTCTCTTCATCGGCACAATTCGTGGCTCATTCCAAGAACACACCAGCAAATCCTTGCCTTCGCAGCACGAGGCAGCAGGCTGTAACGTTATGAGCTGGATAAAATGCTTCTCCGGGACTGTAAAGTAAACCAGCACACAAGTGGTTAATCTAAAGACTTTGAGTGGACGTTTCACTTTAAGTTGCGACACAAAAGAAGCTGAATCCTGCTGTAGCCGCTCGCCTCCTCACAGCAGGCCGTTACCTCGACTCCCGAACGTTCTTTTGTGAAAGAACGCTTGCAGACGGACAATTGAtgtgtgaaatgaaagaaaaagtggACGTAACGCTGGGAACTTGGATTAACGTCTGAGCCGCTTCTAATGAAATAtgtgtgcgcctgtgtgtgcatgtgtgtgttagaGTGTGGCACAGGGTCAAACTGTACCACAGGTCTTTTGGGTGCTTGAGACTCAAAGTTTAACTCTTAGCTTGCCACAATTGTAAGTGAAAACCAGATGGATTAAAG is a window from the Synchiropus splendidus isolate RoL2022-P1 chromosome 17, RoL_Sspl_1.0, whole genome shotgun sequence genome containing:
- the foxred1 gene encoding FAD-dependent oxidoreductase domain-containing protein 1 isoform X1 codes for the protein MSTWRRLSAKLRTFPRVATSRQPVSRLACSRSLSTGARLRRDFFKDLEEQLTTAKQRAVDALPGSDWSPLPTTGELPPERADIVIVGGGVVGWSIAYWLKRKERNKDGMKIVVVEKDPTYSQASTVLSAGGIRQQFSLPENICLSVASADFLRNINEHLGILNEDAVDLQFNQSGYLFLATEDVAHIMEENHRTQRSNGAQVSLLSPTQLKEKFPWINTEGVVLASYGLENEGWFDPWTLLNAFRRKAASMGVIQCRGEVTDFRYATKTVQTTDGDEVNLRRIKHVNVRMPNSREFQPVECAIVVNAAGAFSGKLMEMLGFGSDKNAPGEFLLPVQPRKRFVYVLHCPDGPGLDTPFLIDYSGAYFRREGLGGNYIAGASPEEEDEPDTSNLEVDHEFFVEKVWPRLAARVPAFEKLKVTSAWAGFYDYNTFDQNGIIGMHPLITNMYFATGFSGHGLQHSPAVGRAVAELILDAGFKTLDLSGFGFTRIVKQEPMLERNIV
- the foxred1 gene encoding FAD-dependent oxidoreductase domain-containing protein 1 isoform X2, with protein sequence MSTWRRLSAKLRTFPRVATSRQPVSRLACSRSLSTGARLRRDFFKDLEEQLTTAKQRAVDALPGSDWSPLPTTGELPPERADIVIVGGGVVGWSIAYWLKRKERNKDGMKIVVVEKDPTEHLGILNEDAVDLQFNQSGYLFLATEDVAHIMEENHRTQRSNGAQVSLLSPTQLKEKFPWINTEGVVLASYGLENEGWFDPWTLLNAFRRKAASMGVIQCRGEVTDFRYATKTVQTTDGDEVNLRRIKHVNVRMPNSREFQPVECAIVVNAAGAFSGKLMEMLGFGSDKNAPGEFLLPVQPRKRFVYVLHCPDGPGLDTPFLIDYSGAYFRREGLGGNYIAGASPEEEDEPDTSNLEVDHEFFVEKVWPRLAARVPAFEKLKVTSAWAGFYDYNTFDQNGIIGMHPLITNMYFATGFSGHGLQHSPAVGRAVAELILDAGFKTLDLSGFGFTRIVKQEPMLERNIV
- the LOC128748714 gene encoding ATP-sensitive inward rectifier potassium channel 1-like, whose amino-acid sequence is MVSLSSTSRMLQLFRGPIQPSGHQNRKTRLVTKDGRCNIEFGNIESGNHLAYLVDFWTTFVEIRWRFVLLLFVTSFTGSWFLFSLLWYWIARSNGDLTGQNRTVGHVQCIDNVNGLTTAFLYSLETQTTIGYGGRALTGHCAGTIALIIVQSLIGVFINCFMCGVILAKISLPKRRAKTVSFSHMAVICLKRGSLCLLIRVANLRKTLLIGSQIYGKLLRTTTVDGETIILDQVDIDFLVDAGKDNLFFVCPLTLYHIINKSSPFYELSADTLPLQDFELVVFLDGTAESTSSSCQVRTSYIPQEIQWGYSFLPIIARTKTGKYSVDFSNFSKSVRVTTPHCALCFETDVEHGNQVNNNKPQKQGIDNLGFQVIDIHDIHDMDITKM